DNA sequence from the Mauremys mutica isolate MM-2020 ecotype Southern chromosome 9, ASM2049712v1, whole genome shotgun sequence genome:
TTTAGGCCAGAGTCACAGCTATCTTTCAGCTTGTCTCGTGTTTTCCAAATTGATTGTCAAGACTTGAAATTCATATAATCAAGAATAAGAGTTCATATAAGAGTCCATATTTATGCATTTGATATAATGTTCGTCTGAATATGCTATAGAGAAAAATAAAACTAAGAACTTTTAAGGTAGTATAGTAGTAACTTGTAGATGTCACTTTCCATAAAAATGtgtataataaataaaaagtgattctGTCATATAACTATGCACACAAAATCCACATTCTTATAGATTATACTATTCAATTTATATCTGCATGTCTGCTTCAAGAAAAATTTCTTGTGACGTATAATTTAATATTTCGTTTTCATGATGGAAATGTGTTAACTTAAGTAAGTTCAGGAGTTCATAGGATCCCCTCTCCTCATTGAGACCAAATATATAAGCCATTGGTGtattatagtagaacctcagagttacaaactcctCGGGAATGGACGTTGTCCGTAACTCTctaatgttcataactctgagcaaaacattatggttctttcagatttttacaactgaacattgacttaatacagctttgaaactttatcatgcagaagaaaaatgctgcttttaatttaatttgaaataagcacagaaacagtttcctcaccttctcaaatcttttttaaactttccctttatttttttagtaatttagcACAgtagtttaacacagtactgtacttgcttttttgtttgtttctgctgctgcctaatTGCATACTCTGGTTCCAGATAAGGTGTGTGcttgaccagtcagtttgtaactctggtgtttgtaattctgaggttctactgtattagcTCATAATTAGAAGTTGCTCTTTCTAGCAGAAGGTACATCTGAGAAGTAGGAAGTGTTCTtagttaaaaaaatataaaaggcctctttcattctctctctgcAAACAAGAGGATAGAGCTAATAACAAAATTTCAGATGGAataattttccattggaaaatgctgattccacAGAATCTGAACTTTGTCTGGAAATGTGTCTGATCCATCAATCGTTTCAATAGAACCACATAACAGGTTGGCCTGCTGCTGTCCTGTCAATCTGTTCTGCTCCTGTGCTATCCAGGGAGCAAGCCGAAAAATTCCATTTCGGTtttcttaaaattgatttttttttgataaCTTTCCTCTCATGAAAAGTGTTAGATTTTTGTATTTCAACTTTTCACCCCAATTTGGTAAGAATTTGTTTTCCCGAATAGTGCCTGTTATTTATGTAAAAGCAAATGTGTACATGGCACTTAAGAGATAGTGATTAGTTCAAGAAACTTAGAACTGTTATATTCAAAATGTCTTGGGATATTTGCATGGTAGGATGCTTcataattgactttttttttttaattaaggccAATAGATTTTGATTCTTCTTTACCCCTCTTTAGAGCTGAAGGAGAAACCTGTGTGGAGTTCAAAGCTATGTTAATTGCAGTAGGCATTCACCTGCTACTGCTGATGTTCGAAGTTCTGGTATGTGACAGGATCGAAAGAGGAACTCATTTCTGGCTTCTGGTCTTCATGCCATTGTTCTTTGTATCTCCAGTGTCAGTTGCAGCTTGTGTGTGGGGCTTCCGACATGACAGATCTCTGGAGGTGAGGCTTTGTTTCTGTAGTGCTGAGAACTAGGATTGTTGAATCTGAAGAGCAGAATTTATTCCATATTAATTGTTCGTGTTTTACCAAATAGTGTATCAATCTGTCATATTGTGTAGCTTACCAAAACTGAGAAAccagaaaatgaaaaattctcCTCACTTCTCTTTTTCTACTTGTTCTTTACTAAGAACATATTAAATTACAACATTCATGTTCTAAACTTGTCACTATTATTGAATCTGTTTTTAACAATGAACTACAAAAGTGTTTCTGTATTATGGATATCTctgaagtgaatttagtgctggtaaAAAGTGCTCCTAGACAATATTGCCTGCTGAAATCACTTATTAATTCATAGGACTGTAGATCGTGAAGGCTGAAGAGTCTTTTGCGTGACTGGTGCTGTCTGTAGGAGTAAGAGGCTAGCTTGTTCACACTCTATACATAAGAAGCTCTTTAGCAATATGAGAGCACAATTCTAAATttactaaggctatggctacattagcgcttcaaagcgctgccgcggcagcgctcccgcggcagcgctttgaagcgctaagtgtagtcaaagcgccagcgctgggagaaagctctcccagcgctgtccatactccacctccctgtggggaataacggacagcgctgggagccgtgctcccagcgctggggctttgactacactggcgctttgtagcgcagcaatttgcagcgctgcagagggtgttttttcacaccctgctgcagcgctgcaaatttgcaagtgtagccataccctcagtttaTGGAGAACATTGAGATGTGGCATGCATGCTAGCATGTCCGCAGCAAACTCAGCTTTTTAGTTGAATGAATTGCCTGTTTGAGGAAATTATTGGAGCACTGTTTTCAGAAGGCGATAACTATTTTTTAATACCCTAGGGACCGTACAAAAAGTCCCTTACCTTTTTAGATGACTTGACTACTTCTCTCAACAGAGCATTTTTTAATGTTAGGATATACTGAATTTGCCATTTTCTGGAAAGTAGAGAAAGGAAAGTGACTTTCTAGgtaactagtatcagaggggtagccgtgttggtcaggatctgtaaaaagcaacaaagagccctgtggcaccttatagactaacaggcgtattggagcataagctttcatgggtgaatacccactttgtcagacgcatctGGTGGAAATTTCCGCATGTGGTggtacctgcctctggaaatttccaccacatgcatcagacaaagtgggtattcacccacgaaagctcatgctccaatatgccggttagtctataaggtgccacaagactctttttgTTGCTTCTAGGTAACTGGTGGACTAATTTTTAGATCCCTTGAAAActgcaaatttaaaaatatttgcaaatagaACTTTATTCTGTAGAATTCTATTTTTAGTGTACCTTAATGTAAAATATGCATAAAAGTAGTCATCTTCCGTTGGATGCTTGATTACCACTTGATTTGCAGGATGGGTGCACAGCTGATAAATATTGGTGGAGAAAAATTGGAATCCACTCACCCCCAAAAAGGTCACAGCTATCTCCCAAATAGAATAAGTTACAAAACTCCACTGCCCAATTTACTTTTCCACTACTTTACTTCCTTTATTCTCATGCTCTCTTGGTTTGTCTTTCCTTGTCCCTCTCAAGGGTTTTACTTCTTCTGTTCTCCACTCTGTAGCTCAGGCTTTTCGTGTACTGTTAACATCCAGCATGTCCAAGTGCACAAATATGAACTATGTTGGCTGAAATAATGTAACTGAGGCAGTTGTTCAACTGTCATATAGTTCAATAGCTGccttattttaaagtattttcagTCTGCTTGATCCCACTATGGAACGGATTATGCCTTGACACAGGTGGCCACTACTCGATAAGCCCTTGTGTATGGATGGTGGGCTGGGGAAGTTTTCTGCTATATGTTGTGCttcagtgatttttaaaatactgtttatCTAAGGCACATAGGAAAGCTTTAAATTTGACTCTGGCATCACCAAACATTCAGCTGAATTTGGCAAGTGGTGCCTATTAACCTAATTATAAAAGCTCTGTCACAGAAGTCTGTACTGTAACTTTTCTTCTTGCCCTGTGTCCACTTATTTTTCTACTCATTTGTGGAGTTCCAGTACATAGTTACTTGAACACCAGTCTGCAagacttttattaaaatgttaccTGTGTGTGGCTAGTGGAGACATGATTCTTTGCTCAAagatacagagtgtcacactTATGTTTTAGAGGTCATAGATTATGCAGAATGCCCACTAAGATAACTGAGCCAGTATGAAGTTGCACATACTGTCTGACCTCTGGAAAATATTTATATCTCAAAATCCCTTTAGATATTGGCATTTAAATTAGAAAATTTATTTAAATTCACTGGCTTCAGTTAGCCATTTTCAAAGAGTAAATTTCTCTCTGATCCCTTAACCAAATTCttacctattttttttaatgaaactagTACTTAACCTATATTGCTACATAAAGGAATTAacacattttacattttttagaAGTTAAAATCAGTTTATTGTAATCTACTTTTCACTATTCATACTGTCCTTTTGCATTTTATGCAGGTGCGTGAAACTAGACTGGTCTCTTCCTAGTTAGAGTCACACAGTGGATGTCTTGCACTAGCTAAATGCTGCAGTGCAACTATTAAAGGAAATATTAGTTTAAAAAACAGTAACTAACTTATAATTGAAATAAGGAATGGATTGGGTGGATGAAGGAACACGTGACTAATCATTCATAACATCTAGTGTAGATATAAGTGGTGTTCATTGTTAAAGAACTGTATCATGAGTCGTAAAGTTGTTCTTTCAAACTTTGAGTGTCTTGTGTATTACTTTATAGTGCCATGAAGTGGTTctaatgtatttttgttttttatttgtagtTGGAAATTTTGTGTTCTGTCAATATTCTCCAGTTCATATTTATTGCACTCAGACTAGACGAGATCATCAGATGGCCATGGCTTGTACGTAAATTCCATTTACTCCATTTTAAGGTTGTTTCTAAATGTTGAAGTCTTCATGCAAACATTGAATATGGTGGCCTGCTAAGAAAAATACTTTTAAGTGAAGTAAGTTTTTTTTGCTACCAAATTGCACAATAAAGTGACGCACGTGATGATGATGTATAATTGGAAGTAACAAATTGTAGCTATTCATTAACCCCATTgacacttttaattaaaaaattatcaGCGTAAGTGCAGTGTGTGGGTTTTTAACAAGTAAATAATAATGTCAATATGTCTAAAGTAAAAAATGAGAACTATATTTTTGGTATCCAGTGCTGAAAGGCATCAGAGCATCATATTAATTAAGTGTCTCAAACATTTATTGAGCCCCTCGAGGTAAGTATTACCTATATTTTTTCAGAAGGATAAACGAAGATACTATGAAGGTAAGTAGTTTACCACTTATAAAGTGTGCATGAATAGAGAATGGAATAGAATTCATGATCTGGGACTTCCTTTCCCTTGCTACTCAGAGATATTGTCTCCCTAAACTACAGAAAAGTAGAAATTAAGACTTGTTGGAAAGCATTAACTTCTTATAGATAGCACTAAAGTCTTGCTCTTGTTGAAGTATGTTAGTAGATATAAAGTTTTAGTGCCAAACTTTCAATGGCTAGACTCGAGGTACTCTTCACACACAACTCATGCTATTCCATGGATGTTTCTGTACACatttgagcaaaaaaaaaaaaaacaaccctgagaAATGGCTTACATAAATGGGTATCTAAGTGCCTGAAATTCATATTCAGCTTGCATGCATGTTTGTGTACAGACCTAGGTTATTATAGTCTGttgtttcatttttattcttttagGTAGAACACCTGTCTAAAACGTTATTGCCATGGCATTAACAAGTCCATGATCTCATTTCTGTTGATTTGCCTATCCAGCAATCATTCACTGAAATGGCTGTTTTCACTATGGAAACCTGTGGAGACTGAGACTGCTTGTGTCATTCTGCAGGGGGGAATGAGACAGTGTACTACAAACTCCAATTAATCTCTTATCAGTTGTTGAGAAAATTGGATTGGAAAGGAAAACTGCCCCGGAGAACACAAGACAAAGCAGGGAGTTAATGGGTGATGAGATAGGGGAATGCTTTTATATGTAAACAATATTGCCTGGTAAATAATTGGTTGGTTTAGCCAGTATTCCTGCAAACTATTTCAAATCCAGTTGCAAGGAAGAGTTAATGTAAAAAGAATATATTGAGATTTAAAATTCCAAAAAGTGGCTTTCAGAGACACTCTATTTTTATATGTGAGTTTTTTGTAAGTAgatgtaaaaaaataaagttgTAACAAAtataagatattaccttacccaccttgtgtctcccATATCCTGGGACTCACATGGCTACATCTACATTGCATACAAAAAAGAAAGTTAACAGCCTGGTAGTAGGTCTCCTCCTCTTGCTTTAGATTCAAGAGTGAATTTGAAAGGAGACAAGAACCCTGTTTAGAAATTTTCAGCTAAGGGACCTACCGTATATGTATTCTAAACTCTTTTTAAGCACTCTGACCCCATTTATAATGTCTAGCTAAATTTTACTGAAATTGAATTAGTCTGAAGTGGTTTTAAATTGTTTCAGCTAAGTGTGTTAAAGGTCCAGTCTAGACAAAGGTTTAAGAAGCTTATCTAGTAGCCCAACAAAGTTGATATGGTACTTAGTATTGGTCATGGTTCGTGAAGCTTTCTTGTTGTAGTGATAATAACAAAGCATTATAGATTTACAACAAATTACTTGCAGCTATTTATGTTTAATATGTTTAgttttttattttctaaaaaacaaaactgttacAGAGTGACTCGTCGATGAGAGGAAAAATGATCAACGATCTTTCTTTTTCAGGTTGTTTGTGTTCCTCTGTGGATCTTGATGTCCTTCCTGTGTCTGGTAGTACTCTATTACATTGTTTGGTCTGTCCTGTTCTTGCGTTCAATGGACGTTATTGCTGAGCAGAGGAGAACACACATAACAATGGCCATCAGTTGGATGACAATCGTTGTTCCATTACTCACATTTGAAGTAAGCAAAAATGTgatcttttgtgtgtgtgattctcAATTAAAttgcagagtagcagctgtgttagtctgtatccagaaaaagaacaggagtacttgtggcaccttagagactaacacatttatttgagcataagctttcgtgggctacagcccacttcgtcggatgcatagaatggaacatataatgaggagatgtatatacatacagagaacatgaaaaggtgggtttcatgttctctgtatgtatattcACACAAGCATTGGAAACTTGTTAAAGTTGAGATCAGTGGGACTTTGCATAGTGGAGAGATATTCTTGTACAAAGTAACATGCAGGATTGGGGTCCAGCATGTAAATGTCTTAAGATCATGGATGTGTGTTATAATCAAACTGACATTTGCTTAACTTTTTTCATTAGATTCTACTAGTGCACAGGCTGGATGGACATAATGCATTCTCTTATATACCCATTTTTGTCCCTCTTTGGCTTTCTTTGATAACTTTAATGGCAACAAcgtttggacagaaaggaggaaaTCATTGTAAGTATCTAGAAATACGCAGTATTAGATGGAAAAAAACTCATGTTGAATTCAGATATTTAATCCAGACTTTACCCTATTTTTTATCGATACTTTTCAGAAATAACACTTACATGCTATATGTatatctccccaccccacccccaaaaaaaagagagagagagagattagacaGGGTAGGAATGAGAAGTATTTGAGACAATTTTAATGCAAAATTTTCAATTTTGGGTACTGAGGAATTTTGTGGGGCTCTCTTTCAGTAGAGTAGAAAGTATGGCTTACATTTACATCAAAGCAgtctgttttgtttggttttttttagtggACACCAATCAAACTAAACAGGGATGAACACAGTGTGCTTAGTCAGAAGGAGCTTTGCAGCTTAAAACAGTTTTTCCTTGTGAGTCACGTTGTGTATGTATCCCTTGTTTTGAATATCTTCTGTTGTTGTTAATTATCTAAAAGCTTGATTTTTGACCCCTGGGAACCACAACTTTAAATCCCAAGAGGGTCAACTCGGCCCTCAATCCTTCCACAGTAAATTGAGTTCCATGCTTTTTAGGGAGTGGAgagtggggtttgtttgtttttttcccctgatgtGGATTCTGAAGATCCCGTAACATTTATTGTAAGAGGATGGGCTTGTCCTGGCGTCCTTAGCCAATGTTTAGTTTCTCCTTTAATCACACACTGCTGTGCTGTGTACCAGTTGGTTGTGACTTCCACTACAAGGATAGCTTTGTTTAATGGTGCAGTGAGTATATAGGCTATAAAAACCCTTTGGGATCTTTTCAGTTGAAAGAATTAGTACTAATATTTATTACTGTAAACTAGCTTCTCTTGTTTTTGGTCTCTTTAATCACAGTGTACactaagacttttttttaacctattCTTAAATCATAGGTAGCTTTTTCATATTCAGCTGGTGTTTGAGCCATTCTTGTATTGATTCTGAGAAACTGTCAGTggttaaataatatttttgtacCACCACTAATAATTAACCCCATTTAGCCCTATAATAAGGAATATCTTAGCTTCACATTCTCTATTAATATGCATTAAGAGTGCCTTGTGAGGACTTGATCATGAAAATATTGATTAATTTCTTTTCAGCTAGTACGTTCTCAATGCATGTAGTGCTTGTTTCATCCAAGCATCTCCAGCATAGGTTGCTCTCCCAGACCTAGTTAATGTAATTAGACTTCTGTCTGATATATGATTACTTTGAATAGCATCAGACTTCTAACTTTGTATTTCTGCTAGTTATATAACTTTTAACCAATCTCATTTCATTCCTTTTTTTGACCCTTAATCCTAAATTTGCCATCCCAGACTTGGTAAGGACAGTGTGGAGCACTGAAGGGCCCAAGTCAGTCTTCACTTGTATCTGTGACCACAGTGCAGTTGCGGTGTAGCTGAGGACAGAATTGGCTCAGTCTACAAGAAGGCTACATACAGCCCAATGCTAGATGTACAGCATTGGGCGGTATATCTTATTTTATGAATACAGGTTAGGAGATATAACCCCATTCATCCCAAATGGACTCCAAAGTGCGTAACAAACAAATGTACTTAATTCCACAACTGAAATGCAGTTACCAAGGTGAAATATGGCAACTGGTCACCAAGCTTAACATCTCTTGAGAAGAAcatcatgggatctttaatggcaAGTAGTTAGGACGTTGGCTTTGTTTCATGTGAAAGATTTGGCTTTAGCAGGCATAGTACCCTTGTACACCAGGCTGCGGTATTAATTAATGGAAGGGCACCATCTACTGAGTCATCCCATTATGTTCTTCCCATCCACATGCTGATCTGACGCTGCTTAGCTTGTGAAATCTGATGGCATCTCAATATATGCTGGCATAGCTGCAGGCTGACATAACCTGAATTTGTATTGCTATTAGAGTATACTATGTATACTATGTATATTACACATTGTAAGTAACTTTCTGTAAACAATACTTATCAATATCTTTATATAAAAGATTGTGGTCTGAATAATTAAATCAAATGAAATGAGAGAGTACTTAGTTTTAAAGTTAAATTTTCTTCTGGAGTAAAACTGAAactattaataaatatttatttgtcCAGGGTGGTTTGGAATTCGCAAAGACTTCTGTCAATTCCTACTTGAACTTTTCCCATTCTTGAGAGAATATGGAAATATTTCCTATGATCTCCATCATGAAGATAATGAAGAACTGGAAGAAACACCTGTTCCAGAACCCCCCAAAATTGCACCAATGTTCCGAAAAAAGACTGGAGTGGTCATTACACAGAGTCCTGGAAAGTATGTTATTCCACCTCCCAAGTTAAGCATTGACATGCCAGATTAAGATTCATTTAGAATGTGGACAACTGACAACAAAACTGGAACTGTGAATCAACAGCCAAATGTATTTCATCTCATGCCTTGTTCTAATTTCTTTAAGGATAGGTATTTGTCAATTAGTGGCTTGTAATGTAGATGTTGgagattttaaaatatgatttcttTCAGAGCTTTCCATATTTGCTTAAAATCTCATGGTAGCAAATCAAAGTGGGAACACTAGCTATAAGGTTCACAGGTGGaaacaatcttttaaaaaaatgtatctatAAAGTCATTACCAGAGAAATTACTCCAATACGCAGATAGGGACATCAATTATAGTGAACTGGGCATTGAAAATTTCTAATATTCTGTAACATGACCTCTAGTAACTGAAATTCATATTTTCCTACATCTCATTTAAGCATTCTAAGTATTGCGTTCCTAGTGTTATGGTGTTCTTTTGTCCATGAAGATAGGTGGTTGTCTAATATGTGAACCTTCCTAGTGGATTGGTTATGTGCCTGGCTGTATAGTATTTATACAAACATTTTAGCAATGTAATATATTCTGTTCAAATTCTAGTTCTGTACAGTATAAATATTATGtaaaggtatttttttaaaaagcctgtaTGAAATGCATAGACTATTACAGAGGATGTCTTTCATGTCTTAACTATACACTTGGCCTCTCTTGCTACTTTAGGCATGTAGTAGTATGTATTGGCATGTCTTTCCTATTCAGACATGAACACTATCTGTAACTACAGAGGCACAGGAGCATTTCTTTCCTCAGGCAAGACTTGAAGGCTTTTGTATTGTATAGAATGTATAACAGCTTACATGATTTGACTTAATGTAAATTAttgtgtaaataatcacaatctTTGCACTGACTTGGGGGTAAATGTTAACTTTGTTGCTTTTTCCAGTTCTGTAGTCAAATTTTACTGTTAAGCAACACACTTATTCATCATTAGCCCCTTACTTCAGCTGTTCAATAAACTATTTTCTCCTATATTATGTGCAAAATCTGTACCTTGTTTTCAATGCTCAGAGACTTTGTGGATTATCAGTTTTGCAGCTATTGGTTAGCTGTCATAAATATCAAAACTGTACTGTTGCATCGTTACCCAATCTTATGTGTAAAACACCAGTCAGTCTAAATTATTAAACCCTTCAAAATGAGTTGTgccatttttaaaatagtaaattctcTATAAAGGCTTCTGTTTATTTTGACATTGTCATGAGTTTTTTGGATGACAGGCTTTTTTAATCTTTACTGAGGATACTTGTGGGACAGTGAGATTAATCTGAAATTCATGTTACTGTAGCTTGTTCTCCTTGGTTAGGAGATGCTTCTGTTTGCTCTTACAGCTCAGTGGTAAGTATACACTCTGATATCCAGCAGTATTGTGTTTCTGAAAAAAATTACTGGTGCAGGAATTAAAGGAATGTGGAAATTCCATCTCTTCACCATAGCTACTAGCCATGATTGTGCCAGAAGTAGGAAATATGTTCGTTCTGTTGACTGTAATGCTAGTACTAGTGAAGCAAACGCTCCCAATGTGCCTCTATGGGACGTAGAGTGGCCTGTTCCTTTattcttcctttttatttatttttttcctgtaagGGGTATTTAATGGCGGACGATAATAGTGTCCACTTTCTTTCTCTACTGCAGCAGAAATGGGGTTTAGAGGCAGCCTTCTAACCCATGAATACCCCACCATCATTGTCCTTTAGACTTAAGAGACAATGCTCTGCTCTCACACTTCCTACTTGAGAGACTCGGTGAGGAAAGGGGCTTCCATTTGTCCAATAGGTTACCCTACTGGAACAGAGCAGCAGTGAAGAGGCATAGGTTGAATTCCCCCAGTGTCACCAGAAGGGAGAACCAGTGGGAAGTCAGCTTCTTGCAGACAACCTCAATTATtccctttttttctctctctgctatCCCTGTGACAAGTGCTTGCAGGAAAGTTCTTTTGATATACAATTGTTGTTATCACTTGAAAGGTGGGCAATGATGACCCACCTCTGCCAATTTCAGATTCTGTCCCTCTGCCTTTTATCCATACCTCCTTCTCCAGTCTTTGGAGCAGAAAAAGGCTTCTGCCAGAGACCACTGGAGGTAGTCTCCTTTGCTGCAGCTAAATGGAATTGTAAATcctcattttgaaatttttataTACAGTTTATGTAATTTAAATACTTGTAttcatgtttgtttttcttgcaGGCAGGGTCTGACAGCAAGAACACACATTGTGGCAATTCTTGCACTAGTGAAAGAGGCCCAATGGAAAGACTCGTCAAACAAATTTCTCCCTTTATTTTCAACCATAGCAACAGTACAAGCTTCCCTCATCCCTGTTGTGGAATGACTTTGCCTCTAGGGGGATGGGACAGTGGCTCTGTGTCCAGTCAGTACATGCTTTATTTACATCAAGAGACAAACCCTTTATAGATTAGATCTAATCTCTTGTAAATGAAATATAAATGCTATAACTTGCCTGGCCATTATTACCTCAGTTTGCTAGGAAACCAATTGTTTTATTATGTCACAGCCGCACACCACAGGTATCATTATGATGTTCTAGAACTCTTTATTGAAGTTCACTGTAAGCTAGCATCATTTTAATAAATCTCTGTCTAGGAGCATGAAGCTCAACTAATAGCATAAATAACTATAGCTGAAAAAGGTCAAAGCGAGAAAGGAGGATTGGAGATGGACCTTTCTATAGCAGAAACTCCACATGTTTCAGCTCAGGATGAAATGGTTGATTCTGCTGTCTCAATTTCTTCTGCTATTCCACTATGTGATAAAACAGCAACTGGTG
Encoded proteins:
- the TMEM185A gene encoding transmembrane protein 185A; translated protein: MNLRGLFQDFNPSKFLIYACLLLFSVLLSLRLDDKIQWSYWAVFAPIWLWKLMVIVGASVGTGVWARNPQYRAEGETCVEFKAMLIAVGIHLLLLMFEVLVCDRIERGTHFWLLVFMPLFFVSPVSVAACVWGFRHDRSLELEILCSVNILQFIFIALRLDEIIRWPWLVVCVPLWILMSFLCLVVLYYIVWSVLFLRSMDVIAEQRRTHITMAISWMTIVVPLLTFEILLVHRLDGHNAFSYIPIFVPLWLSLITLMATTFGQKGGNHWWFGIRKDFCQFLLELFPFLREYGNISYDLHHEDNEELEETPVPEPPKIAPMFRKKTGVVITQSPGKYVIPPPKLSIDMPD